CCATAAGCATCAATCACCGGCCCCGTGAGCATGCCGCCCAGCGCTACGCCAATGCTGATGCCAGTGGTCATCCACGTCAGCCCTTCTGTCATCCTGGACGCAGGGATGATGATCGTCCCCAGTTTCATCACCACAACCATGGTGGGCGCAAACGATATGCCGGCGATAAACAGCATCGCTGACAGGACATAAACATCTGTTGAGAAAACCGGCAGTACGCCGGTGACGGCCGTGACTAATATCCCGATAAAGAACTGTTTTTCGATTGGCAGGGAAACCCGCAATGCACCGAACGTCAGGCCCGCCACCAGCGAGCCCAACGCATAGGCGGCGAGGATAAAGGTGGCAGACGCTGGCCAGCCTTGCGCATTGGCGAACGCCACAACGGCGACATCGATTGCTCCGCCAATGACCCCCATTGCCAACAGCGCCAGCACGATGGTGCGAACGCCGGGAATCAGCAAGGTGGAACCGGTGTGGCTCTTGTGGCCCAAGACCACTTTCGGTTCGGTCTGGCGCTGCAGGAGAAAAGCCGTTACTCCGATGACCAGCAGCGCCACCGCCACAAGCGGCCCGGCTTCGGCGAAAAAGCTCACACTCAAACCGATCGCCAGTGGCGGGCCGATGATGTAGGCGAGTTCGGTCAGCACCGTATCCAGGGAGAACGCCGTATGCAGCTGAGGCTTGCCACGGAACAACTGTGTCCAGCGTGCCCTGATCATGGACGGCATGCTCGGCATCGTCCCCGCCAGCGCGGCAAGTACGAAGAACACTGCGGCGGGAGCCCTGATGTAGACGGCGAAGATCAGCGCCAGCAGCATGACCACGCTGAACGCCGTGACGATGGGCAGCACGCGACTCTGGCCATGCTGATCAACGAGTTTCGAGATGCGCGGGCCGAGCAGCGCATTGGCCAGGGTAAACGTGCCGGCGACTGCGCCGGCCAGCCAGTACACGCCTGTTTGCTGGACCAGCATGGTGATGATGCCAATGCCGATCATTGCTTGTGGCAGTCGGG
The sequence above is drawn from the Pseudomonas sp. FP2196 genome and encodes:
- a CDS encoding MFS transporter gives rise to the protein MANHYRELLTTPGATGLVLASSIARLPQAMIGIGIITMLVQQTGVYWLAGAVAGTFTLANALLGPRISKLVDQHGQSRVLPIVTAFSVVMLLALIFAVYIRAPAAVFFVLAALAGTMPSMPSMIRARWTQLFRGKPQLHTAFSLDTVLTELAYIIGPPLAIGLSVSFFAEAGPLVAVALLVIGVTAFLLQRQTEPKVVLGHKSHTGSTLLIPGVRTIVLALLAMGVIGGAIDVAVVAFANAQGWPASATFILAAYALGSLVAGLTFGALRVSLPIEKQFFIGILVTAVTGVLPVFSTDVYVLSAMLFIAGISFAPTMVVVMKLGTIIIPASRMTEGLTWMTTGISIGVALGGMLTGPVIDAYGARAGFGVAIGAGVMMMAVVLIGLRTLGLASATQVESTCQ